A single window of Paroedura picta isolate Pp20150507F chromosome 8, Ppicta_v3.0, whole genome shotgun sequence DNA harbors:
- the LOC143842595 gene encoding transmembrane 4 L6 family member 1-like isoform X1: MCFGRCARCIGYQLLVLALLCIVANVLLYFPNGETRYAAHNLLSKYVGCLHGIIGGGLLVLVPAFTLIGLEHGHFHGCFAHEHYGRNCTPLVVVLVACIGIAGAAYCFIICCLALSEGPYCYCWTERIWCSPFSNSYGGYLLEHNKWTLCQEPRYIVQWNITLFSILLVLSGYELILCIIQIIHGCLGGAWTVCYGEREPQESQRSLQTHSIPLPTRGTC, translated from the exons ATGTGCTTTGGGAGGTGTGCTAGATGCATTGGGTACCAGCTGCTCGTCCTTGCCTTGTTGTGCATTGTGGCAAatgttttgctttattttcctAATGGTGAAACGAGATACGCTGCGCACAACCTCCTCAGCAAGTATGTGGGCTGTCTTCATGGCATTATAGGAGGGGGCCTTCTG GTTTTGGTCCCAGCGTTCACTCTCATTGGATTGGAACACGGTCACTTCCATGGATGTTTTGCCCATGAGCACTATGGGAGAAACTGCACA CCACTGGTGGTCGTCCTGGTAGCCTGCATTGGCATTGCTGGTGCTGCATACTGCTTCATCATTTGCTGTTTGGCCTTGTCCGAAGGCCCGTACTGTTATTGCTGGACTGAGAGAATCTGGTGCTCTCCGTTTTCTAACTCCTATGGAGG ATATTTGCTCGAGCACAACAAATGGACTCTTTGCCAGGAACCGAGGTATATCGTGCAGTGGAACATCACCCTTTTTTCCATCCTGCTGGTCTTGAGTGGGTACGAACTGATTCTGTGCATCATTCAAATAAtccatggctgccttggaggtgcTTGGACTGTGTGTTATGGTGAAAGAGAG CCTCAGGAGTCTCAGAGAAGCTTACAAACACATTCTATTccactccccacaagaggcacttgttga
- the LOC143842595 gene encoding transmembrane 4 L6 family member 1-like isoform X2, with protein MCFGRCARCIGYQLLVLALLCIVANVLLYFPNGETRYAAHNLLSKYVGCLHGIIGGGLLVLVPAFTLIGLEHGHFHGCFAHEHYGRNCTPLVVVLVACIGIAGAAYCFIICCLALSEGPYCYCWTERIWCSPFSNSYGGYLLEHNKWTLCQEPRYIVQWNITLFSILLVLSGYELILCIIQIIHGCLGGAWTVCYGEREKNPC; from the exons ATGTGCTTTGGGAGGTGTGCTAGATGCATTGGGTACCAGCTGCTCGTCCTTGCCTTGTTGTGCATTGTGGCAAatgttttgctttattttcctAATGGTGAAACGAGATACGCTGCGCACAACCTCCTCAGCAAGTATGTGGGCTGTCTTCATGGCATTATAGGAGGGGGCCTTCTG GTTTTGGTCCCAGCGTTCACTCTCATTGGATTGGAACACGGTCACTTCCATGGATGTTTTGCCCATGAGCACTATGGGAGAAACTGCACA CCACTGGTGGTCGTCCTGGTAGCCTGCATTGGCATTGCTGGTGCTGCATACTGCTTCATCATTTGCTGTTTGGCCTTGTCCGAAGGCCCGTACTGTTATTGCTGGACTGAGAGAATCTGGTGCTCTCCGTTTTCTAACTCCTATGGAGG ATATTTGCTCGAGCACAACAAATGGACTCTTTGCCAGGAACCGAGGTATATCGTGCAGTGGAACATCACCCTTTTTTCCATCCTGCTGGTCTTGAGTGGGTACGAACTGATTCTGTGCATCATTCAAATAAtccatggctgccttggaggtgcTTGGACTGTGTGTTATGGTGAAAGAGAG AAAAACCCTTGTTAG